The following are encoded together in the Cynocephalus volans isolate mCynVol1 chromosome 4, mCynVol1.pri, whole genome shotgun sequence genome:
- the LOC134376108 gene encoding protein FRG2-like → MESGTEEAEPHCSLQHCTDQPSFQQLSFKESGSEEEEKPSEEKHKTLSLHSSENCTQRRGPELNLNEEENSKETELNAGNSIDRSESESSSDGRKSRKRKISSKDSCQDGTGNCLGDEHSLTSEKKPKASDPVNFRKIEETYDVHSWELQGAHTGHSKKPRFGSLRHHPPPLRKSLVTFLHAMCEVIYQDIAQVQAQQIHSPLTREQFSDLAQLWGSLCTAVQTLYAMATQAAYVFPAEGWLIPAPEHGPGDPSPDGKAQSFS, encoded by the exons ATGGAGTCGGGAACGGAAGAAGCAGAACCTCACTGCTCCCTCCAGCACTGCACTGACCAGCCTTCTTTCCAACAACTCTCCTTTAAAGAAAGTGgctcagaggaggaggagaaaccaTCTGAAGAGAAACACAAGACTCTGTCTTTACATTCCAGTGAGAACTGCACCCAGAGGCGAG GACCAGAACTTAATCTGAATGAGGAGGAGAATTCCAAGGAAACTGAGCTTAACGCTGGAAACAGCATTGACAGATCAG AATCCGAGTCCAGCTCAGATGGGAGGAAGTCCAGGAAGAGGAAAATCAGTTCCAAGGACAGTTGCCAAGATGGAACAG GGAACTGTCTAGGAGATGAGCACAGCTTGACTTCAGAAAAGAAACCAAAGGCCTCTGACCCCGTGAACTTCAGGAAAATTGAGGAGACCTATGACGTCCACAGTTGGGAATTGCAGGGGGCCCACACTGGGCACAGCAAGAAGCCAAGATTTGGGTCCCTAAGACACCACCCACCACCACTTCGGAAAAGCCTGGTGACCTTCCTGCATGCTATGTGTGAGGTCATTTATCAAGACATAGCTCAGGTACAGGCCCAGCAAATCCATTCTCCATTGACCAGGGAGCAGTTCTCTGATCTTGCCCAGCTCTGGGGGTCTCTGTGCACTGCAGTGCAGACCTTATATGCCATGGCCACCCAGGCGGCCTATGTCTTCCCTGCTGAGGGCTGGCTCATCCCAGCCCCAGAGCATGGTCCTGGAGATCCATCCCCGGATGGAAAAGCTCAGAGTTTCTCCTAG